The window ATGGTTACTACTAAGGAGTATAGCGTCCTCTCAGAAAAAATCATTAGGATCTCACATCCTGTACATAAGTAAACTCTGATATATGAACATACGTATACACACACAGACACCATAGCATTTTGgattggaagaaaataatCGATCCATTTTCAGATCAGGCTTGCACTCTTATCTACAAAACAGCATCCTCTTTTTCATCATCTAGAGGAATAGGGGGTGGAAGAACCACATCTTTATCTTCTATATGTTGTGTTgaatttaaaagaagaaaataaacaaaaaatgaaaaaatgcaTATTATAAACATCAAAATCCTTCCACACTAGCCCTTCTAAGGGTTGCTGATGATGATCTCCGACTTTCTTGCCTTTCAAGTTCCTCTAATGAGAGGGTAGAGGAACAAGCACGCGGTGGAAGAGTCAATGGCAACGCAGGTGGTCTTGTAGGAGAAACAGACAGCCGGGCTCCAGATGGTGGGGATGGTGAGAAACTTAGCCTGGGTGCAGGAGTGATGATCCCATTAAGACTAGGTGACCTTGACATCTGTTTTCCAGCAATTGCTGCTGGCTCTTGCAGAGGAAACCGACAGGAATATTTCATGTCTTGGATAATTTTCagatgctcaactatggttcTCATGGTCGGCCTTTCTGATGGGTCCTTCTGGAGACATCGTTGTGCAATGTCAGCCACTGTGCGGGCGGCTTTCATAGGAAAGCGACATTTGAGCTGAGGATCCATGATGAGTGACAATCGACAATCATCGGCTAGGAATGGTCGGCTCCACTTCACCAGATTCCTCTCTTCCCTGGGATGTCGGCTGTCCAGATTCTTCCGTCCTGTGAGTAATTCAAGTAGGACAATTCCAAAACTCCAAACATTGCTCTTTGGAGTTAGCCATCCTCTCTCCAAAGTCTCTACTGAAAGATTTGCCACAGCCTGCGCAGATGGAGAATTAATCACCTTCTAATAactcaaatatgaaaattttatcacATATAAGATCAAATGAAAATCTAGTCAACTCATCACACCATTATCTGTCTTTTGAAAGCAACAAGAATTATGGATCACCTACTTAGAGACCAATTGGAAAGGTAATGACTTACAGCAGAATTAGTTGAGATCTCTTCTGTCTCCGGAATATGACCAACACACCCATATCCTGAAAGCTTTGCACTGAAATCCTTGTCAATCTGTATGTTGGTCGTTGAAAATTCATTGTACATTGCCTGCATATAACAACATTCTTTCTGTGATTATGCATGTAGAAAGTTTGGAAAAGTAACTgtgaaaatgaaaggaaattTCCAATAGTTACTAACCTACACAAACTAATGCAAAAAGCAGAGGGAAATTGTTTCATAACATCCACAAAGGactaaataaaacaaaacagagCTTATCAAACAGAACTATCATCCCCATTAGGCATGATCAAAGCTCAATCCACAGGGGCACATGATACAATATCATTCAATTTCCTCATCTCAAAATGTAGACATAGAGATTTGAATTACCTGAAATGGCCCTTCCTCATGCAAGAAAGTAAGACCCTGTGCAGAACATAAAGCAATTTTCATCCGGGTATTCCAATCAAGTGGTGGTCCATCTGATCTCCCATACAGAAGCCGATCTAAGCTTCCATGAAACAGCCTCTCGTAGACCAACATTCTTTGTTCTGAACTATCGCGTGCATGGTATCCAAGCAATTTACAGAGGTTTGGATGTTGCAATGATGCTAGAGTGTTTACTTCATTTATAAACTCCCTTAAACCCTACAGGTATACAGAAAGAACAGAGTGAGACTGGATAACAATATCCTCAacaatttccataattaaaAGCAAACATTTTAGTTTTGCAGTCTAACCAGCACAATATCCATTACTTGTTTaactcaatttatttttatcactATTGGCAGGCATATGAGATGagttaatataataaaacagTATATTTAAGGAAGGCAGGTGTGTTAATTCAGCCAAAGGAAAGGGCCAGTGAATGCTGACTCTCCCTTTCCCCTACCACAGCAAAGATACAGGTGAGTTCACCACCACAAGCATCTTAGTGGAGAATGAGAAAACAATTGAATTTTctaaataagatattttatgCTAGATAAGCaattgaaaaacttttgaGCTGCAATACTTCCAATAAGTTTGGTCTTATTTCTAGACTCTTGATCGTATTCCATgagaaatataaaatataaaaggacCACCAACAACAAAAACCTTTCCCATTAAATCCATCAACATTAAAGGATCACGAAAATAATGCAAACTAATCTAAATTACCAACAACTTCCTTCTCCTTCTTTACAACTGGAAATCATGTCAGGCTAGCAAAGAAACAATAAGGAGAAGattgtaaaaagaaaaggaaggagATTTAATTGTATAGTATGTGGTTTACAAAACAGAGCATCCCATAAactgtaaatttttcattagTAGAAATTTTATTGTACCTGAGTGGATGGGTGAAGGCGAGTAACAGTAGCTTCAAACTTCTTTGAACTTGACGTATCATCTCCGAAGGAAGCCTTATACATAACAGAAGACAGACCCTCAGATGTGTATCGATCAGAAGAGAAATGATGGCAAGCAGCTGCGATTTCTTCATAAGCAAAGTTTCTTAGTGTTCCAGAAGGAGGTAGGGGCAATGGTCCAGAAGCAAAGAGAGGGCCACTGGCATTCCCTGTTTTAAAGCTTCCCATTGTCTTCAGCACAGTACCATGGGGAGATGGAAGTGGAAGAGGTTGTGGAGTTGATGACCTTTGTTCCTTCACTAACACAACACGACTCTTCAGTTCTTCCTGTTCTTCAAATTCAACTGACGCAAGCGCATCTTGCTCAGCAGCATCAAGACTTGATGGAGCAGATAATGCACGTGTCCTATTGCTGGTTGACTTGTTATTAGGTTGAATTGGTTTTACTCTGGTTCTAAAACTTGGGGGTGCAGATTGCAGTGATCGGGTCTGAACTTGGGGCTCAGGCAGTGTGGTGGGCAAGTGCTCCTTATGAGCAATGCGATTTACAAAAACTGACTGCTcagactttttcttcttacttTTCAAAACTGTAAAACACCCCATCTTATATACAAATCTCCTAAACTGTATTTAGGTCTTTTATGTTTCTGccgaaataaaaataagaaagcaCACACAAATCAAGTCTGGATTTAATAAGAATTGGAACATAATCAATACCAGCATATAGGCATAAAAAATCCATGACACGGTGTGTCAGAAGGACAAAAAGGGATTGGAGTAACTCATTGCCTTGTCATATCAGACGAACAATTCATATACACCAACAaaactaataataaaaaacgGCCAGTGCCTAAACTACAACatttgagccatcaaacaTCTCTTTATGATAAAATGGGCTTCATTCTTTAAACATGTTACACAGAGTGGTTATATAAAATCATATGTAAGAAAACATGGCCAGATAGACATCTACACAAACATTGCATtgtaatttacatcaagtccACATCAAACCAACCCCCCCATCTTCAATTCAATAATAACTGCATAGATTCTCTGGATGAGGCATATGCCAAACTAGTAGCACGTCGCTCGAACAAAGGTGTTCCAAGTTCAAATCTTTTATAGCCAATTACTACAACAAACGACTACATGGATGACTTGTGACACATTACATCACTAATTTGCCAAGGCAGCAAACTCCATAAACtctaaaataatttagtgAACAAGCTGACAACCAGGTTATAACTTTCAACTGCATATTTACCAACTAAATCATTGACATGGCtcaataaataaagaaaaagagaaataacaTCAAGGACATGGCATAATGCAATTTAAACGGCTAAAAATTACTggggaatttttttaaaaacctACAAAAAATCCATTGCTCCGCAAACCATTTTCATGGCACAAATCACTAAACATACAAATGGGcagcattaaattttaataacaaaaattgcAAATGCGTTGATACTTTCTCCTTCCCACCCAGCCCCACACATgccaatatatatgtataagaaAGAAGCATCTGAGCAGCAGCTCGGTAGAAAAATCAATCCCAGATCCAAAATAAACCAAAcgagtgaaagaaaaaataaatttgcacATCCACCAATCAGTTATTGGAAATTTTCCTATCTGTATGACTAATATAAAGCAGAGCATGCCCATTTAAACAATAATGAAATCAAATCAGGCAACAAAAGCAAACAACACAGCTTTCAGAGAAAACCCACCCTGAAATCGTTAgtttttttcaatgatttctaGCAGAAACAACacaaggcaaaaaaaaaaaagtgagaatGAAACCTTATGAAAGCAGGTCATGCAAGCCAAACTTGAGATAGATTGAGAGGTGCAAAAATGGTGAAAGCTGAAATGATTCCTGTTGTTTTGTTTAGATGAGGAAAACACCTTTGCAAGTCAAAGAAAGCTGATGGGAAAAGCTGTTAAGAGTAAGAGATtattgagagagagagaaagaaagaaaagtaggCCAAAGATGAGAAgaatattattactattattattagaatgaaaataaaaattgaagagagagaaagagagactgaAAGAGAAATGGAGCCCATTGAGCAGTGGTCAAACCAACCAAAACCCGgatttaattaacaattaaaaccTATCATTATTGTTATCTCTCTACAACAGAAATGTGCTTCCCATTTCCTACCCTTTGACACTTTTGCCCCTCCACTCACTTTTATATagtattctttttcttcttagtctgtgataaataaaataacagaaaatttttcagaatatctttttttattaatttaaggAGGATGTCAAAGTGCCCGTACGGTTCCCTtattgaagagaaaaaagttcattagtaaacttatttatttatatcattttataaGTAATTGCATTGAACTTGAATAatacaaaagtaaagaaaatagaattatttttactgTACTGAAATTGTAAAAAGGAAATATACAAAATAAATGTAGAAAAATGAGTGTACAGGGGATTTGTGGCATGAATGGAAATTTTGGAAAGATGCGTGAGGAAAAGGGTAGATTAGGTGTGCACCTCAATTTTCAACGAAGAGCGCCTCGATTGAAGTGACAGGCCAGtcaaagttttgaaaattagttttttttaaaagcatgTTTCCGGTGCGGTCAAAGTGACCTATCAAGATAGGCATTTGACTATCAATAGCGACCGTCCGATTCTTTCCCGGTTGAAAGATCCTCGGTCAGGATCTGCTCTTTTAAAAGTTTGATGGGACCCACCGACATCAACAATTTTGTCCTTTGCCTAATTTGGTGGTGCACACGCGCCTGTTCGCGTGGGCGATTTTTCCGTAACcggaagaaggaaagaaagagaaaaaaaatgtgggTCCATCTGGGCCTACTTAGGTGCCTTTTCACTGTTCAATGAGTGCTGCGATCCGGCGTCGGTTTAATGCTAGTTTAATGCAGATTTTATGTTGGGCCCAATCCGGAATCAGGCTGGGCTCATGCTCTCGAGTTCTtggatttgaaattttgaaaatcagATCACAAAGAAATCATGTCGTATTCAGCATTTAAGGAATATTGCAGTTTGTTTTATTTCCCTTTCATCAAGGTGCAAATTCAAAGTCATCCACATGTGAAGAGGTCAAATCCCTGATCTTTCAAATGGGAGGCTATGGCCCCTTATCtggaaatataaaataaatgttgCGAATTGTAAGTGAAATGGGAAATTTTAACTCTTTTTATTTGCGATTTGAGAGATATATAAATCTTTTGTCAAATATATAAATGGAATAAGAGATGTAATCTGTTTTCTTTAGGgtgataaattaaatttacaattttttttaacggATATAATTTTAACACTTTACTTAgaataattgtttaattttttatcatttttaaatcaaattatgagtagagtatatatatatggaaaattaaaaattataacattgAGCCTTTTATgttttacttaaaaatcatttttttcacGAGTTAATGAGTActattaagaaaagaaaataattagtaCTAATCAACTGTCCAATCCtttatgttatgaatatatttgtaAGTAtccatttatattatttatatttaaatttgaatgtaAATTAGATTAGATCAACATTAGGATTTAATCTATCTAATCCCTTAGTATTATCTTCATCTTATAAATTCTATCTAGATAAGGGATTATTAGTCTATAAATAAACtccttcattttatttataaatacacACTTGAATAAGACATTCTTGCTCCCTCTAATTACTTTCTTTCCCTCTAAATActttcatttatatttttctatagttattcttttaaaatttatttcataacacaTTCTTAGTACGATTCTCTAATATCTCAagttttgatattattttgttttcatcatccCTAGCTTTAAAAGGATTTCAATGGTTGGTCTTTAATTTCTGATTGTAACAAATCAAATAAGTGACGTGATATCTCTTTAGTATTTTCATTCCCTAAAAATTAACcttaatatgaattttactaTCATATAGTATATGTTATATTTTGTCTCTTGATTGGAAAGTGAATTTGCTATTATATagttattaatgaaaaatcatgaataTTCATTCCTTGAAGTGAATGCGACAAATGTGccactaataaaaaattataaattcgTTTATTCCTTGAAATGAATACgatttcatttaataattatagtcGATGTCATGAATCTATCTATTCCCTGAAGTAAATGCCacattatttaataattataatcacGGATATGGAATAGGTTgtcataataatttacactatcactattttaattaaggataattttactACTAAAACTGGatggataattttaccatcagATGTGGATAGATAATTTTGCTACTAAACGTGGATAGATAATTTTATCGCTAGAAatggataaataattttaccactagaaGTGGATGAATACCTTAATCCACTAACCCTCAAGAAGTGGATAACCCATTAAAAGTGGATGAATACTTATAACTCACCAAAAGTGGATGAAAACTTTCAACCCACCAGAAGTGGATAACAAATCAAAAGTAGATGAATACTTGTAACCCACAAAAAGTGGATGAATACCTTCAACCCACCAGAAGTGGATGATTaatgaaaagacaaaaatataaagaataaaaggaatattgaaaataaatttaccatTGGTTACGTACCTATTGTACGTCCTAAATTCTGTCAAGCATcactaaaaactaaaacatcaTCTGATGATTTTAATTATGGCAAAGTTGATATAGCACATCAAGATATTTGTCCACCCTGAAAGAggaattaattatatgattaGTAATGAAAATAAccattattgattttcttgttctaaaaaaggaattgatcatttgattggtaatgcaaATATTCGAGAATGAACTTAATAGTAATTggtatattttaatataactaTATTATGAAGATGCTTTAAtatgttcttattatatttaaatgatatgttcttattatgtattttaattatgtatttaatgttttttcatGTTCACTTGTTAATTTCTTATTgtatatatcttattttattgaaaaaaactATGGATATTCATCTTGTTGAATCCAAGATCTATGATGTAAATATATGTTTAGCAGACATTGCTATAACACACACTATATTTAAagacaagaaatatttttctcacTTGACAATGGAAAAAACTGATATCAATACAATATCTGATAATACAAGATTAATCTGATATTTTACTACCTTGAGGAATaaagtttataataaaaaatgtattattttcttttaagtttCAAAGAAGTTTATcaagttttaaagatattcgTCTAAATAGATATTATATTGAGACAATGAATGAAAGAGACACTTACATCTATTATCTCAAGGAAGAGGCatgtgttgaaaaaaaattactcatTTTGTTCTCTGAATTAAACTAtagaaatattagaataattgaaactcatagtaaatcaaaagtttattaataattttaatgtttggcaTGACCGATTGAACcatattattgaaaattaatatgatcattcatagaaaaattagaaaagttTTTAATCTACTGAAATACTCATGTGCTGCTT is drawn from Theobroma cacao cultivar B97-61/B2 chromosome 4, Criollo_cocoa_genome_V2, whole genome shotgun sequence and contains these coding sequences:
- the LOC18602220 gene encoding probable receptor-like protein kinase At3g55450 gives rise to the protein MGCFTVLKSKKKKSEQSVFVNRIAHKEHLPTTLPEPQVQTRSLQSAPPSFRTRVKPIQPNNKSTSNRTRALSAPSSLDAAEQDALASVEFEEQEELKSRVVLVKEQRSSTPQPLPLPSPHGTVLKTMGSFKTGNASGPLFASGPLPLPPSGTLRNFAYEEIAAACHHFSSDRYTSEGLSSVMYKASFGDDTSSSKKFEATVTRLHPSTQGLREFINEVNTLASLQHPNLCKLLGYHARDSSEQRMLVYERLFHGSLDRLLYGRSDGPPLDWNTRMKIALCSAQGLTFLHEEGPFQAMYNEFSTTNIQIDKDFSAKLSGYGCVGHIPETEEISTNSAAVANLSVETLERGWLTPKSNVWSFGIVLLELLTGRKNLDSRHPREERNLVKWSRPFLADDCRLSLIMDPQLKCRFPMKAARTVADIAQRCLQKDPSERPTMRTIVEHLKIIQDMKYSCRFPLQEPAAIAGKQMSRSPSLNGIITPAPRLSFSPSPPSGARLSVSPTRPPALPLTLPPRACSSTLSLEELERQESRRSSSATLRRASVEGF